A genomic stretch from Deinococcus cellulosilyticus NBRC 106333 = KACC 11606 includes:
- a CDS encoding ArsR/SmtB family transcription factor: MIIARNKTLVVEGEEALKVLSALNSDTRLLILSLLSHRAMNVSALTEALGLPHSTVNFNLKQLEDAGLLNIQYMPGTRGRQKMISKNYDEILLKLPGVAIEADQDVVEVSMPIGNYKKFEVKPTCGLASESKYIGLIDDPRSFYEPEHVYAQLIWFRTGFVEYDFPNNLPYGSVATEVEISMEICSEAPEYDLDWPSDITLWVNGTEVGTWTSPADFGGVKAKLTPAWWSLDQTTHGLLKRWRITSEGAYIDGEKISAVTTTDLKIEEANHVEVRIGVKPDARHPGGLNLFGRRFGNYEQDVIMRTRYAFREGERPYKIK, encoded by the coding sequence CGGCTTCTCATCCTCAGCCTGCTCTCGCACCGGGCGATGAATGTCTCCGCCCTCACCGAGGCTCTGGGTCTTCCCCACTCCACCGTGAATTTCAACCTCAAACAGCTTGAGGATGCCGGACTCCTGAACATCCAGTACATGCCAGGAACGCGCGGCAGACAGAAAATGATCTCCAAGAACTACGATGAGATCCTGCTCAAGCTGCCCGGCGTGGCCATCGAAGCAGACCAGGACGTGGTGGAAGTCTCCATGCCCATCGGCAACTACAAGAAGTTCGAAGTCAAACCCACCTGCGGACTGGCCAGCGAAAGCAAATACATTGGCCTGATCGATGATCCCAGAAGTTTCTATGAACCCGAGCACGTCTATGCCCAGCTGATCTGGTTCCGGACCGGTTTTGTGGAGTACGACTTCCCCAACAACCTCCCTTACGGCTCGGTGGCCACCGAAGTCGAAATCAGCATGGAAATCTGCTCGGAAGCCCCGGAATACGACCTCGACTGGCCCAGTGACATCACCCTGTGGGTCAATGGCACCGAAGTGGGCACCTGGACCAGCCCTGCAGATTTCGGTGGTGTGAAAGCCAAACTGACCCCGGCCTGGTGGTCTCTGGACCAGACCACCCACGGTCTGCTGAAACGCTGGCGCATCACTTCAGAAGGGGCCTACATCGATGGGGAAAAGATCTCTGCAGTGACCACCACCGACCTGAAAATCGAAGAGGCCAACCATGTGGAGGTGCGGATCGGGGTCAAACCCGATGCCAGACACCCTGGTGGCCTGAACCTCTTTGGCAGACGCTTCGGGAACTATGAACAGGATGTGATCATGCGAACCCGGTATGCGTTCCGGGAAGGCGAAAGGCCTTACAAGATCAAATGA
- a CDS encoding NAD(P)-dependent alcohol dehydrogenase, translated as MQAMVYRNYGSPDVLQLAEVPRPVPGEGEVLIRVHAASVNAADWRLLTANIFLVRLNAGFWRPRRQVLGRDFAGRVEAVGKGVQRFRPGDAVFGTQSHFADGAFADYVCVAENLLEHKPGNLSFEEAAATPLAGITALQGLRDMGGLQRGQQVLIQGASGGVGTFAVQLAKSFGAEVTAVCSSRNVEMARRLGADHVLDYTRENFTTSGKRFDVILAINGYHPLQAYRRALKEKGRYVMVGGSDRQIFEALLQGRRLSRKDGQQFGVLTLQPNPADLPYLRQKLEMGEIRPVLDRTYTLSQLPEAMRSFGEGRTRGKLVITMHGSLAAD; from the coding sequence ATGCAGGCGATGGTTTACAGAAATTATGGTTCCCCCGATGTGTTGCAACTTGCAGAGGTGCCCCGACCCGTCCCGGGCGAGGGTGAGGTGCTGATCCGGGTTCATGCCGCTTCGGTCAATGCTGCCGACTGGCGTCTCTTGACCGCGAACATCTTTCTGGTCCGGTTGAACGCTGGCTTCTGGCGGCCAAGAAGGCAGGTGCTGGGCAGGGATTTTGCAGGGCGGGTGGAAGCGGTGGGAAAAGGGGTTCAGCGTTTCCGCCCCGGAGATGCAGTCTTTGGCACCCAGTCCCATTTTGCCGATGGTGCTTTTGCAGATTACGTCTGTGTGGCTGAAAATCTGCTGGAGCACAAGCCCGGCAACCTCAGTTTTGAAGAGGCCGCTGCAACCCCACTGGCAGGCATCACTGCCCTTCAGGGTTTGAGAGACATGGGCGGGTTGCAAAGGGGCCAGCAGGTGCTGATCCAGGGGGCTTCTGGAGGAGTGGGAACATTTGCCGTGCAGTTGGCAAAAAGCTTTGGGGCGGAGGTGACGGCTGTATGCAGCTCTCGCAACGTGGAAATGGCCCGCAGGCTGGGCGCAGACCATGTGCTGGACTACACCCGCGAGAACTTCACCACCAGTGGAAAGCGTTTCGATGTGATTCTGGCCATCAATGGATACCATCCCCTGCAGGCCTACCGGCGTGCCCTCAAAGAAAAGGGCCGCTATGTGATGGTGGGTGGCTCCGACAGGCAGATTTTTGAGGCCCTCTTACAGGGACGCAGGCTTTCCAGAAAAGACGGACAGCAGTTCGGGGTGCTCACGTTGCAACCCAACCCTGCTGATCTGCCCTACCTCAGGCAGAAACTGGAAATGGGGGAGATCCGGCCTGTTCTTGACCGGACCTACACCCTCTCTCAACTCCCGGAGGCCATGCGGTCTTTTGGTGAGGGTCGCACCCGGGGAAAACTGGTGATCACCATGCATGGCAGTCTGGCGGCGGATTGA
- a CDS encoding DUF4386 domain-containing protein: MSPLRTRARIVGFLFILAAVSSIIGLLLYAPILNHSDYVVSGKPVQAQIATAAFMEVILAVSMIGISIWMFPVVKRYSETLAIGYVCFRLLESTIVIVGILCMLSAVTLGQAFGQMGAEQTGPYLVVARMLVAVHDWTFLMGPNTALGVSTLMMGFVLFHTRLVPRPIAVLGLVGGPLIFVSSILVMFGLYGQTSSVGAVMALPVFLYEMSLAIWLMVRGFNPEVTRNWQDSPRLVSAV; this comes from the coding sequence ATGTCACCCCTCCGAACCCGTGCACGCATTGTTGGATTTCTCTTCATTCTTGCCGCTGTGTCCTCAATCATTGGGCTTTTGCTTTACGCACCCATCCTGAACCACAGCGATTATGTGGTTTCTGGAAAACCCGTACAGGCCCAGATTGCCACCGCCGCCTTCATGGAGGTGATTCTTGCCGTGTCCATGATCGGGATTTCCATCTGGATGTTCCCTGTGGTGAAACGGTACAGCGAAACCCTCGCCATTGGCTATGTGTGTTTTCGACTCCTGGAGTCCACCATTGTCATTGTAGGCATCCTGTGCATGCTCTCTGCGGTGACCCTCGGTCAGGCCTTTGGACAGATGGGAGCAGAGCAGACCGGGCCTTACCTGGTGGTGGCACGCATGCTGGTGGCCGTGCACGACTGGACCTTTCTGATGGGGCCAAACACGGCACTGGGCGTCAGCACCCTGATGATGGGCTTTGTGCTGTTTCACACCCGACTGGTGCCGCGTCCCATCGCTGTGCTGGGTCTGGTGGGTGGGCCACTGATCTTTGTTTCCTCAATTTTGGTGATGTTTGGCCTGTACGGGCAGACCTCATCTGTCGGAGCAGTTATGGCCCTGCCTGTGTTCCTGTACGAGATGAGCCTGGCGATCTGGCTCATGGTCCGGGGTTTCAACCCCGAGGTGACCCGCAACTGGCAGGACAGTCCCCGTCTGGTCAGTGCAGTCTAA